One Setaria viridis chromosome 3, Setaria_viridis_v4.0, whole genome shotgun sequence DNA window includes the following coding sequences:
- the LOC117847369 gene encoding uncharacterized protein has protein sequence MSRDLEDGQGAIDSAIVAAPGGGEGSIEAAAAGGGGEAAGDTHDNDVVMPGFRFHPTEEELIEFYLRRKVEGKRFNVELIAFLDLYRFDPWELPAMAVMGGKEWFFYVPRDRKYRNGDRPNRVTASGYWKATGADRMIRGENNRPIGLKKTLVFYSGKAPKGVRSSWIMNEYRLPPPAADADPLIPKSEISLCRVYKRSGIDDGHGQSSSSTQASSGRRISSRTGVPTGRHGSSPSSTPLSPTQQLSSFHLLQGECSSASPPAPIMDQVVTVHSAPPQLLPPPRPCTYAPAATIRSAAAVAPQRAQGAAALASTYSSLFNMAAAAPMAGISRPPIDELSTLVGPGQAGYATLSAATGSHFLPLMPAPPPMPQMTPLGALPMVQPPHSVTDKLSWDWNPVPDTAARDYDASGFK, from the exons ATGAGCAGGGACCTCGAGGACGGGCAGGGCGCCATCGACAGCGCTATTGTGGCAGCAcctggaggaggggaggggagtatcgaggcggcggcggcgggcggtggcggcgaggccgccgggGACACGCACGACAACGACGTCGTGATGCCGGGGTTCCGGTTCCACCCCACGGAGGAGGAGCTGATCGAGTTCTACCTCCGGCGCAAGGTCGAGGGCAAGCGATTCAACGTCGAGCTCATCGCCTTCCTCGACCTGTACCGCTTCGACCCATGGGAGCTCCCCG CAATGGCGGTGATGGGCGGGAAGGAGTGGTTCTTCTACGTGCCGAGGGACCGCAAGTACCGGAACGGCGACCGGCCGAACCGGGTGACGGCGTCGGGGTACTGGAAGGCGACGGGCGCCGACCGGATGATCCGCGGTGAGAACAACCGCCCCATCGGGCTCAAGAAGACGCTCGTCTTCTACTCCGGCAAGGCCCCCAAGGGCGTCCGCAGCAGCTGGATCATGAACGAGtaccgcctcccgccgccggcagccgacGCTGACCCCTTGATTCCCAAG TCGGAGATCTCGCTCTGCCGTGTCTACAAGCGCTCCGGCATCGACGACGGCCACGGGCAGTCATCCTCCAGTACCCAAGCTTCCTCAGGGCGGCGGATATCCTCCCGCACCGGCGTGCCGACCGGTCGGCACGGATCGTCGCCGTCTTCCACGCCACTGTCACCGACGCAGCAGCTCAGCAGCTTCCATCTACTCCAAGGGGAGTGCTCATCTGCCTCACCGCCGGCGCCCATCATGGACCAAGTGGTCACCGTGCACAGTGCGCCGCCGCAGCTTCTGCCTCCCCCAAGGCCGTGCACttacgcgccggcggcgacgataAGATCAGCAGCGGCGGTTGCGCCGCAACGGGCACAGGGCGCGGCGGCCCTCGCCTCCACGTACTCATCACTGTTcaacatggccgccgccgcgcctatGGCCggaatctcaaggccgcccatcGATGAGCTGAGCACGCTGGTTGGCCCTGGCCAGGCCGGCTACGCAACCCTCTCGGCCGCGACGGGCAGCCACTTCCTCCCCTTGATGCCGGCGCCACCACCAATGCCACAAATGACGCCGCTCGGTGCGCTGCCGATGGTGCAGCCACCGCATTCGGTCACTGACAAGCTCAGCTGGGACTGGAACCCGGTCCCTGACACGGCGGCCCGGGATTACGATGCTTCTGGTTTTAAGTGA